The Mycteria americana isolate JAX WOST 10 ecotype Jacksonville Zoo and Gardens chromosome 18, USCA_MyAme_1.0, whole genome shotgun sequence region gataGATTACATCAAAAAGGTTAACAATTAATCAGCTTGGAAAAGCTCATGTCGCTGCATTTGAGGATTAGTAAGTGTGCGTTGCTGTCTGAAACTTCGGATGCTTGTGAAGAGTTACCTGCCTCTGTAAGTAACAACAGCAGAGGCAGTATTTCTTTTTGCTAGGTTTTGGTTTAACTATATTGTGTGGGTTGTAGAGACAGGAAAACAATTAtgtgggaaggagaaaatgagaaaccCTGTGCCATGACATCTTGCCTAATTTGGTGTAAAATGCAGCATAAATTGCAACGCTTTCACTTTCTTTACATTAACATATGGTTTTCTCAGGGTACAGCATTGCATTAGGTGCTGAACATGACATCTTTCGGATTCACATCCAAGTCATGAGGTGCTAGGACAAGACTGCCAAAACATTGTTTAAAGTTTTCAATTAATCATTGATTAACAATCTACATTTTGTATCCCCTCATTAGCCACAGTTATGCAGACCTGTGGCTATTTAGTTATATTAATCCCATTCAGATTTAAGTTGTGGGTTTCTCTGTGTTGGACTGTAGCTTTTCATAttaagcaaaatgtgttttaatcaGCACTAAATAATTTAACCAGTAAGAAGTACTTGCCTCACATGCCTGGACTTTAGATACTTTATTATCTACTAAAGGAAACATTTACCTTTTAAACGTAATCTGACCTTTTTTAATTACTCcttgtttcccttctccctgGCAATTACTTTATTTAccctgaataatttttctttcagtgttttcaacGCCCCTGGTAATAAAACTAATCAATAGTTATCGGAGTGACTGCAGGCAGCTCATGAATGGAAATATGACAGATTAAGCTGTCCTTTGACATGCTAGGGCATAGgactttaaaatggaaatactagAAatgtgggttgggggttttttttttaaccttttttctagGTTTCAGAacatttggggagggagggaaggaagaacagaaagacacATTTGCTAAACAAACATTGTAAAGActacttgattttatttaaaaatttacagGCATTTACAATGTTGCTGTGTTGCCAAATAGTTTGCTGGATACAAGTTTGGTTGCTCATGTGCAAGTGTTTGAATAATGTTCTGTTCATGATGAAGGGGAAATTTTTTATATAAAGtacttgttttataaataaaagaaaatgaaggatgtAATTAAATGTgtggtttggaaaaaaatcctaatatatTACAAATGGATCTGGTAATGATATATAGTTGTCTTATTTGAAATAGTAAATGAAAATTCTAGCTAATTTAATGATTGTAAAACAGTAAATATGTTCTTGTAGTTTTGTATAATTAATTAGTTGGGATCTTTGCTGACCAGTTTTAATTGTGCAGAAGATGGTATACTAATCCATAACAGCTAAGATCATTTATATTCTTGCACATCTATTAAAGACTTTAATGAAAAAGTTAATAGACTGTTATTATTTATCAGTAAACTGTGACATGTCCAACTTGCACTTTTTAAAGAGACCCCATTGTAAATTAAATCTATAGGATTCTTCCTGTGTTTTGATACTGTATTCTGTGTTAATGCTGTATCTTTGCATTGCACCTGAACTGTATGTTTTTGAGGTCCAGGGTGGAGGTTTGAGACAGAAAACCATTCAGATACTGAAGTTTGTTAATCAGAGTTGCAGTTTTCTTCACTGTATGCAAAAGCAGTTGTGATCTCAAAATAGCTGGAACAGGCACAACCATACTACTCTTGTATACAGCTCTTTTGAGAAGAAACTACTTTGAGCTGTAAGGCTGTGTCAGGAGAAGTGGTGTACTGCATGAATAGGGCAGCCTGTCCAGTAACCAGTTAACCGTTCTTGGGGAAAATGAACAACCTACTCCTTTCTTTCATCCCTTCCATTTGCGTTATTAAACTACCACTAAGTGTCATTTATTGTCATTCATGGAAAAGGTTGCTTTTCTCAAGCTTACAAAAGGTTTACCTGCTACTATTAAGAAGTTACCAAAATAGTAGATGGGTCTTCTGGATACCTGCTAGCCAAAGCAAACCCGCAGGTGTTCTTTATTCTCAAACATTGATGGTTTCTATGGGGGAGGTTGGAACTGATACAAATGCAGCTGTTTTTGACTGATTGACTATATTGAATCTTGTGATACTGGCAGGAGAAATTTCTTTCTGGAGCTTAGTTAGTTGAGACTAGTCATGTTAATCAAGTGGATCCTGACTTAGAAACCTACAAAGGTTATGAATTTAGCTGtgataaaaaaaaaccaacacaccccTTATTTGGTctggttgtgttttcttttaatgtagaTATACTCACAGAATCAACTATTGTACAAACAAATTCTTACTtagcatttttcattattttaatatctaAGCTTTGAATGACTTTAATTATGCTTTTTCACATATTACctgtttagaagaaaaaggtCAGTAAACTTTTGGATTAGATTAAATAATAGTTCTCTTTTGTTTAGCTGCTTGCTTCTACGCTTAGAGATTCAGAACCCCTGTGGTGCATCAGACAAAACAGGTTCTTCAGGGATTTACagtagtacattttttttttttagaaatatcaGATTCTAGGAGTGCCCAGACTGCTTTCCCTGGGGGTCTCTGGGACATCCTATAGCACCATTTTCAGAACCAGAACTACTTTACATGCATTTGagaggatttaaaataaaaagacccCAAACAGGCAGGTGCCACTTGACCTTCTATTGAGTTACTAGTTTGTGATCCTTAAGCAAGTCTGAGATGAGGACGTGCTTCCTTGAcacacttttccttttcctttgagaAAGGTTCATCCTTGGCCTTGTTCCTTTGCTCTTCATTCTCCTGGATTTACCACATTACATCATCTGCACTTTCAGACAAGCACCTAGCAAGGTGGCCATCAATATCCAGCTGCGACAGTCTGCAAAGACAGAGcattttttcagtgagaaataaGGCCAAATCCTTTCATTTACACTATTCTTCACCTTCACTCTCTCATTTCCTCAGCAATCACAGGTGTTCTAGCAGCTTAATGGGTAAGTCATTCCTATGCTCAGAAGCATTGCAATCTGCCACAAACTCTTGCAGTTGCTATTACCTGCTGCTAGATAGTTTGATAGTGTCATTTACTAGAAGACAATGCTCGCACTCCATAATGCTCAGGACAAGTAACGCTATCCTTGGAAACATTAAGCTATTATTGATACAGGGTAGAAAACCATTACCTTAATCCACATCCAACTCCAATGTGAGGATACAGGAAACAAGCAATTTCTGATAGAGGAAGGATGCTTTTTTGCGTCtgctttcagtttccttttttggAGGGCTATTTCTGTGATTGTGCCATGACCCTCCCCACTACCCACATCACAGTAATTTTTTGTAAAGTGGCTATTATAAAAATTGAAACTAATCTTAATCAGCACAGAGTTACCAGTAGCACAGGACTGAATATGAAGACCTGAAGTATGTTTAGCCTTTCTGTCTAAATCTCTTGATATAATGACcacaattttataaatattaatgaagCCATCCTTTTGTCTCCTTCTTCAGCctccaaacaaaagaaaacaaagttgcaGCCACTAAATCTTGCAGTGTTAGAGAACCTGTTCAAAACCATGTTTTCAGCAACCATGATAGCCTAAATACTATTAAGTGGTGTAATTTCAAGAGACAACATAATTCTTATTGTAGAGTAGATATTCAGTTGCTGAGAGGGAGGATTTATGGTTTTTTATAAAGGTAGCCTGACAGCAATGGAGGACTGAAGTCCCATTTAGTTGTACTAATGCGGGCTTGCATTAGGAAAATCAGCCTCCTTCTGTCTTGCCCAGACCTTGAAAGCAAAATCTAAACTTCAGAGCACAGTTGCTCAGCCAAAGGCATCCAGGTACTTACTAAACAGGTACCAATATAGCTGTAACAGTAAAGTCTAGATCTTGAAGAGAAAGTGACAGGTATGAGATCAATCCATCTAGCTCTGAAGTTAGCTTTTAATTATCAAGAATGCTGCACTGGAATGGTTTTTGGATTATGATAccaattttacaaaaaaagtcttttcatacTCAAGTATTTCAAAATGCTAATTCTGCATATACCAGCAAGGTTCACCAGAGAGCTCAAACTTAGCTTTCTTTTTGAAGCAGTATAATCTAGTACTCGTGAACTTCTAAACTGAATTAGAAGTAGgtaattctgacattttaaaagtactttacaGTAGAAGTTTTGTctattttcattactttgtaTATGGAGAACACATCCAGAACCATTTTGAGTTTTGTATACTGTGAAGTTATTAGAAAAGACTTACGTTCCGCTAAAATGAACCAGACACATTGGACAACTGTCAAGAGCTGAAGATCCTTCACTCTGATTTTCAGTCTTCTTGCAGCTTTCAGTTCCAGGTATGCTCACAAGAGGaggcttctcttctgcaggcatGTATCTGGCCTCACCAAATGGAATATTGCCTTGATGCATTTGTATTTGAAGCTCTTCcctatcattttcttttctgttttccttgctgttctgtACAGTCCCTCTGCAGTACTGTTGAAAGCTAAAACCTTTTGCAGAGCTTTGCGATAATACCAAGTGGTGTGTAGAACTTCTGTGTTGAGTGAGTTTACATGATTTAGGACTTGCAGCCAGTTTTGAAATACCTTTTGTTTCTTCCCCAACCATGTTTTTGTCTTGATCTGCGATAGTTATGCAGCATGTTTTCTCAGCTGTAGGAAGTAAACTTTTCAGTTTATCTGCTTGGCCCTGTCCTTCATGTAAATGGTCGATCTGGCTCTGTGTTAGCTGACAGGAGCTAGGATCCTTTGGGtttagacatttttctttgcaaaaagatgGGAAAGATACCCAGTGAAAGTCTTTCATTCCAGTTGTAAAGACTTCTTGTTTTCGTAGACTCTCTTCCTCAGAACTCTGagacacacacatgtacacaatGTCTTCAAACAAATGCAGTTCAATCAATACATAAAACCAAGGCTGAACATATTACAAGCACTGAGAAGGCTAAactacattaaagaaaagaacattttatttacatCCATCTCTAACCCTTGTAAAGCAATCAAGAACTTCCTGGAGTTTATGCAATACCTGTCTTCCCTGAACATTCTGAAATTGATACAATAAGGGTACTCTTTTAATATGTCCCATAGAGACTAAGGATGAAACAAACAACCTATgctgttcagggaaaaaaaattttactttagaaGGACTATGTTTTTTGTATTATGATATTGCTTAACACTATGGGAGCAATGTAACAGTTGTTACTGTGTAATTAACCTCTTGTTACAGTTTGCCTTTTCCAGTTTCATTCCTTTAGGGAGATGCTAGTGCTTATAAGCAGTCAGTATACTTACACACGTCACCTCTTTTCAGCAAAGTATTCTGAAGAATTTGCCATACTGCCAAAAAAAGCCCCTAGTAGTTGTCCTTATACTGCCTGCAACACAATGCTAAGTCACGCCACTATACGTAGAGACTGAAAACCAACATCTATGTAAAAGCTATTTCAGTTTATTTCCCCTGTTATCATCATCATTCAGGCTGTCACTATTGTAAGCAGTACACAACATGCAGACAGCAAGGATACAGCACACTACCTTTCCAAGGAACTCCGGAAAACTAGGCACTGTTTGCCAATTTGTGCATTGTAAGTCTTGACCGATGTCTTTCAGTAACAAAATCCATGTTTTTTCACACTCATTTAAGTCTTCTTTTTCAAACCAGGAACATCTGTCAGCCAATATCCTGTAAAGAGAGAGACAGTCCAATAGTTtgagggtgggagagagggaagaaaatattctgcattgCTGTAAGTTTGCCTCTTAATTAACTTGATTTACCCCTCCTGTAATGCTAATGTTTCAAAAAACGTAGCTGTCCTTAACTGCAACTTATCaaagcagaagttttaaaattcaaaactttcAGTAGCTGACAGTGCATCAACCTCTTTCAGCCCAATTCAATGGCCGAGTGTGGTGACCCCTTTCCTTTTGTTAATGGCTAAGCCCAAGGCAGGGACTTTATGATTGAAAATGCTTATAACTTTTCCATTTGTACAACATAAAGCTCCATTCTTACCTATTTTCTCTTGATCAAGTAGCCCTATATGTGCTAAACCAAGAGTAATACCTGACAACTTTGCCATGTCAAACCACAAAGAGGCATGTAAAAACCATTTGTCAGTAGGTGCAAGTatgcaaatacagatttttgagTTTAAAAGAGAGGCAAGACAGCCTGTGGTGGAGAAAAGATTTAGCTGTTTATAATACTATTTGTGTACCAAGGGAACCTCCATCTAGCCTACAGCAAGATTCTTCTAGAACACAGAGACACTATTTAGCCCGTAAACTAATTTTTACAGTTTACCGTGACTTACGTAACTCATACAGCTATCAAGAAAATTacccaattttttaaaagaatgtctAAAAGCCTTGCTTTCTACTTGTAACAAATGAGATGTAGGTATTTATTACTCTCTTCACTTCCAAGTGAAAGTTAAGCATAGCCACcagtttttcttctcaaatacTGACCTTGACACCTGCTGAGCACAGAAATCACCAAACTATTTGCACTGAGGATGGCAATTGCATTGGTTCCCATGTACGCTTGGCCATTCCTATACTGCCATTTGAAATTACCCATTATCCTTCTGAACAACTTGATCTAATTCATCCTAGGAAGGCATTAGGAAGGTTTAACTATAAAGTAAGCATTAAAAGGTTTTTATACTAGTAATGCTGTATAAAGGCAATTCCAAGAGAAGGATAGATTGTTAATATCAGAGTACTATTTCCAGCATTGCCACTCCTTACTGATGCATTTTCTTGGGGCCAGGAATGACGCTGCATTGAGAAGAAACTAGAGACAAGTCTTACAAGCCCTCAAAAAGCGGAGCGATAGGTCTTTCGAGGCCTGTTTTTGGAAGGTGCACAGCTGACGGCGTGCTTGCTCATGCTAACAGGCTGAAACAAGAACTGAACCACTCACTGCCTCTTCACCCTGCCTTTCTTCAATCCTCCCTTACTTGAGGGCTGGAAGAAACAGGAATTATTTCTGGTCTCCTGTAAGCCTTATTCTGAAGAAAGAAGACTTCATTTTCATACGTTAACATTTCTCATGGGCCCCGTCCTTGCTGGTGCTATTCTGTGCCAAAGAACGTGCAGAAGGCGCAGGGCCCACTGCACTTTACTTTGCAGTTGGTTTCTCAATTTTTTAAAGGCACTACAGGCCCCGTTTCATGAAGCAGCCTTTAACACAATCAGCAACGTGCTAGAGGCGTGACTACGGAACACTTCGGGTCGCAGGTGTGTTCGAAGACCCAGCTGCATCTTCACGGCAACGGGGGCCGACGGAGAGCAGGGCGGGCCCTTTTCTGCGGCGCCTGACACAGGCGGGAGCGTCTGCGCCCCGACCCCGGCCCGGCTTGGGCGACGCCCTCCGGCCTCCAGCGGCCGCTCGggccccggcggggaggcggagggcgggggctcggggcggctGAGCCGGCGCTGCTCCCGGCCCCTCCGAGGGACCCATTCTCCCACCCGGCCCGGACTCACTGGCGCCGCCGGGGGGACTCCcggccagggctgggctcccGGCTGCAGGCTGCCGGCGCCTTCCGGGGCTTCAGGCGCAGCTTGGCGGCTCCTTCCTGAGACATGGCTGAGGCGcggggcccgcccggcccggccgcctcctACAGCCCCGCTCTGGGCGGGCGAGGGGCGGTGCTGCGCGCGCctgggcgggggcggcgccgccTCCGAGTTCCCCCTCGCCTCGCCGGCGGAGGGCGctggcggccgcgggcgggcagAGTGGGCTGCTGGCGCTGGCTCTTCCTCTTCTtcgtcttcttcttcttcttcttcttcttcctcctcctcctcccgcctggcccgctgccagggcagagcctctgggcgggcgggcgggccggccgcAGTGCCGCCAGCTGCCGCTCCGCCTTCGGAGCCGCCCTGACTGAACGGCGCGGGGGGAGGGCAGCGGACGGCCGCCAGCCGCGACCTGAGGGAAAACCCGCCCTTTCTCTTGAGGGGAAACCCGCCCTTCCCTGGCCACTCCGCTGCGGTCAGCGCCGCGCTGAGCTCGACGGGGCCTGTAGTACCCTCAGTTGCTAGGTGCTTGTCTGCTTCGAAAGCCATCCTTTTCGTATTACCTTTACTCCTTAAACTTTATGTATTTGTAGCGTTTTGGTGGATGCGGGGCTTGGATGTGGAGAGGCCGTCGTGGCAATGCAGCGTGCCCTGTTGGTGTAGGCTCACCTCGGTTTAGCGGGTGGTCCTCAGGCTGGGCCAGTCGGTGAGGGCAGAATGTGCCGGGCTTGGGTTGAGTGGGACAAAATGGCGgtgggctcagctctgctcctcatCGCTCAACTGATTTCTGTACTGATACCCAGGACCTGTTTACTGCGCTATAAGGCTGAGCCAAAGATTGTTAATCCAAATAGTAAAGTAGATTGGGAGTGCATCTCCGATCTAATTTCACTTTCAGGAAAGAATCTGTTGAAGTGATGCAGTTTGTCTTTTTTGGGAGGAACGTTGCTGGGTGACTTGAAATAAAGCTCTTGTTAGAGCGGAGCCATCGCCGGTAGTTTTTGAAATGGATAGACACGCTAATCAGGCTGCAGCCTTTCTAAAACCAGCCATAATAGAGAAATGATGACAGACTCTTCATAATTCTCCAACAGTTAGATAAAAGGATCAGAAAGTAACTGCTGATTAAATTCTTCACAATCGATACGAGAATAATtgtacaaggaaataaaaaattctgtttgcCTGATAACAGGTGTTTATGAGGGAGAGCAGGTACAGAGTGCTGTTTTTCATAAAACTGATTTGTTATTGGTAAAATATTAATCCAAATTCACGTTCCTTGTCTAtaactgcatttctgcagtgctgaatGTGTTGTGGACCGTTTTGTCCTTGGACTCTCTCTTCAGACTAACAAGGAGGTGTTGGTATTGGCTGCAGCACTGTAGTAAAAGTTATGCCTGTGAATAACTGTGTTGGGCACACAGACCACCAAAAATGTATCGAGTAACAGTTGACCTGAGTTTCTACATGTCTTGAACAGATCTGAACCAGGAAAATGGCATTCAGATATCGGAGTTCATAGATGCACATTTGAAATAGATTGGTAGATTTAACCTGAGAAGTGGCAGGTACAGCCAGACAGCCACCTCTGACTGTGTTATAGGCTGAAGACGATTCAGTTAGAGTGCAGCTAGAGGTCTGGGAGGCTCAGTCcagcttgcagctttcctgtgttaACTCAGGTACTTTGTGTTTCTGAGAGTCCATACCCATAGTGAGGTATTGTCTTTGACCATATGTAATAACTAATTTTATAGCATTAAAAGAGCATTAATGGGTTTCCTTTTTGTGTAGGAGTGAGGATAAAAATCTTAGAAGTGTAAAGTGTTTGGTTACTAATGGAAACTGTGTAAGTTTCTACAATAGATAGcccagctgaaaaaataaatagtcaTACTAGAGTGCTAGCATTTCTTCTATGTGATAGGCAGACTAAAACGAGAatgaaattcaggaagaaagaaatgacaaTCGAAAAGCCAATCACTGTCGTGCAGACTAACATTTTCCCATATTAATATTTGTTACAGCTACTGCAGTACCCAAGAAATACCGGGACAGTTACAAACAGtgttctgcctttcatttttgttgCCATTTAGAACCTGCTTCCCAGTGAGATGAAATGAGATTCCAGGAAATAGGTCCTCCTTTCCCTCTTTGGTGGGAAAGGCCTTCTCCCAAAAGTTCCAGGCAGAACAAGGTAAGCTGAACAGAGGCAAGGGGTAAATTTGAATCTGAAGATTCTAGGCCTGCTGTGGAAAGAAAGATGGTGATGGCAGCAGATGCAGAGCAAAGAATAGCAAGAGGAACTGTATACAAGTAAAGCAAAAGTGTAGATTGAAAGAGGGGATCAGCCATGTAAGCGGCTGAAAATGAGACGACAGAGGAAGGGTAGAAACTTGATTTCACAACTGCTGATGCTAATTGGAGAAGACAACCcaaaaag contains the following coding sequences:
- the FAAP20 gene encoding Fanconi anemia core complex-associated protein 20 isoform X2, whose product is MHQILADRCSWFEKEDLNECEKTWILLLKDIGQDLQCTNWQTVPSFPEFLGKSSEEESLRKQEVFTTGMKDFHWVSFPSFCKEKCLNPKDPSSCQLTQSQIDHLHEGQGQADKLKSLLPTAEKTCCITIADQDKNMVGEETKGISKLAASPKSCKLTQHRSSTHHLVLSQSSAKGFSFQQYCRGTVQNSKENRKENDREELQIQMHQGNIPFGEARYMPAEEKPPLVSIPGTESCKKTENQSEGSSALDSCPMCLVHFSGTLSQLDIDGHLARCLSESADDVMW
- the FAAP20 gene encoding Fanconi anemia core complex-associated protein 20 isoform X1 yields the protein MSQEGAAKLRLKPRKAPAACSREPSPGRESPRRRQILADRCSWFEKEDLNECEKTWILLLKDIGQDLQCTNWQTVPSFPEFLGKSSEEESLRKQEVFTTGMKDFHWVSFPSFCKEKCLNPKDPSSCQLTQSQIDHLHEGQGQADKLKSLLPTAEKTCCITIADQDKNMVGEETKGISKLAASPKSCKLTQHRSSTHHLVLSQSSAKGFSFQQYCRGTVQNSKENRKENDREELQIQMHQGNIPFGEARYMPAEEKPPLVSIPGTESCKKTENQSEGSSALDSCPMCLVHFSGTLSQLDIDGHLARCLSESADDVMW